One Thiocapsa sp. genomic window carries:
- the mnmA gene encoding tRNA 2-thiouridine(34) synthase MnmA, translated as MTARLQKPRSTRVIVGLSGGVDSAVAAHRLLAQGYMVEALFMKNWEEDDDPGYCAAAADLADARAVAERLGIRLHTVNFATEYWDRVFESFLSEYRALRTPNPDVLCNREIKFAAFLEHALDLGADLIATGHYARVTCDAQGARLDLCADPDKDQTYFLHLLDQSQLERALFPLHDLTKREVREIARGLGLANAEKKDSTGICFIGERRFRDFLARYLPREPGPIETTEGVAIGEHRGLAYYTVGQRQGLGIGGIHGGREAPWFVAAKDAERNTLVLVQDTHHPLLMSSGLRAAAPHWIAGVPPQAPPFRCLARLRHRQPLQHCEVVEAGESGCRIWFDQPQRAVTPGQSVVLYRDDVCLGGAIIDAGWR; from the coding sequence ATGACCGCCAGACTGCAAAAGCCCCGCTCGACCCGCGTGATCGTCGGCCTCTCCGGCGGTGTCGATTCGGCCGTCGCAGCCCATCGACTGCTTGCGCAGGGCTACATGGTCGAAGCCCTCTTCATGAAGAACTGGGAAGAGGACGACGATCCCGGCTACTGCGCCGCCGCCGCGGATCTGGCCGACGCGCGTGCGGTCGCCGAACGGCTCGGGATCCGGCTGCATACCGTCAACTTTGCGACCGAATACTGGGATCGCGTCTTCGAGTCCTTCCTGAGCGAATATCGGGCCTTGCGCACCCCCAACCCGGATGTGCTGTGCAACCGGGAGATCAAGTTCGCCGCCTTCCTCGAGCACGCCCTGGACCTAGGGGCCGACCTCATCGCCACCGGCCACTACGCACGGGTCACATGCGATGCGCAGGGCGCGCGTTTGGATCTGTGCGCCGACCCCGACAAGGATCAAACCTATTTCCTGCATCTGCTCGATCAATCTCAGTTGGAGCGCGCGCTCTTCCCTCTGCATGACCTGACCAAGCGCGAGGTTCGGGAGATCGCGAGGGGTCTGGGACTCGCCAATGCCGAGAAAAAGGACAGCACCGGGATCTGCTTCATCGGCGAGCGGCGCTTCCGGGACTTCCTCGCCCGCTACCTCCCGCGCGAGCCCGGCCCCATCGAGACCACCGAAGGGGTTGCGATCGGCGAGCATCGGGGCCTCGCCTACTACACCGTCGGGCAACGCCAGGGACTCGGCATCGGCGGCATTCACGGCGGTCGCGAGGCACCCTGGTTCGTCGCCGCGAAGGACGCCGAGCGCAACACCTTGGTGCTGGTTCAAGACACGCACCATCCGCTGCTCATGTCTTCCGGGTTGCGTGCGGCGGCGCCGCATTGGATCGCCGGAGTACCGCCGCAAGCCCCGCCGTTTCGGTGCCTGGCCCGTCTACGCCATCGCCAGCCCCTGCAGCACTGCGAGGTCGTGGAGGCCGGGGAGTCGGGTTGCCGGATTTGGTTCGACCAACCGCAGCGCGCCGTCACGCCGGGGCAATCGGTCGTGCTCTACCGCGACGACGTCTGTCTCGGCGGCGCGATCATCGACGCCGGATGGCGCTGA
- the hflD gene encoding high frequency lysogenization protein HflD, producing MPHDNLDRLIALAGIYQAVNCVMRVARSGSADTDAMEPCIYSLLQVNADDVGTVFGEPGRVANGARQIIAQLTGKPERNLELTRYVVLLMKLERALAGRPDLLARVGEGIEAAQAKQEHFALLHPNMLAHLAAIYTDTLSTLEPRIIVRGDPLHLQNPDNQNRVRALLLAGIRSAMLWRQVGGTRWQLLMKNKQILADARRYLNSLADRTANPNA from the coding sequence ATGCCCCACGACAATCTCGACCGCCTCATCGCCCTCGCCGGTATCTATCAGGCCGTCAACTGTGTCATGCGCGTCGCCCGCTCCGGCTCGGCCGACACCGACGCGATGGAGCCCTGTATCTACAGCCTCCTGCAGGTCAATGCCGACGACGTGGGTACGGTCTTCGGCGAGCCGGGACGGGTCGCGAACGGCGCACGACAGATCATTGCCCAGCTCACCGGCAAGCCGGAGCGCAACCTGGAGTTGACCCGCTACGTGGTCCTCTTGATGAAGTTGGAGCGGGCCCTTGCGGGACGCCCCGACCTCCTCGCGCGCGTCGGCGAAGGCATCGAGGCGGCACAGGCAAAGCAGGAGCACTTTGCACTCCTGCATCCGAACATGTTGGCCCATCTCGCGGCGATCTACACCGACACCCTCAGCACCCTGGAGCCACGCATCATCGTCCGCGGCGACCCGCTGCATCTGCAGAATCCCGACAACCAGAACCGGGTGCGCGCTCTGCTGCTCGCCGGCATCCGCTCGGCCATGCTGTGGCGGCAGGTCGGCGGTACCCGCTGGCAACTGCTCATGAAGAACAAGCAGATCCTCGCCGACGCCCGCCGCTACCTCAACAGCCTGGCCGACCGCACCGCCAACCCGAATGCCTGA
- the purB gene encoding adenylosuccinate lyase, with amino-acid sequence MAMDLTGLTAISPVDGRYGAKTTDLRPIFSEFGLIRYRVLVEIRWLQTLSRHPGIPEVPVFSTDADRLLDDIAEQFGVADAQRIKEIERTTNHDVKAVEYFLKERVAAHPQLHAASEFIHFACTSEDINNLAHGLMLSAGREQVLLPEMNAVIAAVRGLAHRYADQPMLSRTHGQPATPTTLGKEMANLVHRLRIQRDRVAEVTLLGKMNGAVGHYNAHRVAYPEVDWPGLTRDFVASLGLAWNPYTTQIEPHDYMAELFDAVARFNTILIDLSRDLWGYISLGYFKQRTVAGEVGSSTMPHKVNPIDFENAEGNLGIANAILRHLAEKLPISRWQRDLTDSTVLRNLGVGVAHTSIAIQSALRGIGKLEADPGRMAADLDANWEVLAEPIQTLMRRYGVDRPYERLKELTRGQRIGPEALKVFIDGLEIPQEAKAELAALTPATYLGDAARLAREI; translated from the coding sequence ATGGCGATGGATCTCACCGGCCTGACCGCCATCTCGCCCGTCGACGGGCGTTACGGCGCCAAGACGACCGATCTGCGGCCGATCTTCAGCGAATTCGGGCTGATTCGCTACCGGGTGCTGGTGGAGATCCGCTGGCTGCAAACCTTGTCGCGGCACCCCGGAATCCCGGAGGTGCCGGTCTTCTCGACCGATGCCGACCGGCTGCTCGACGACATCGCCGAGCAGTTCGGCGTCGCGGATGCGCAACGCATCAAGGAGATCGAGCGGACGACGAATCACGATGTGAAGGCGGTCGAATATTTCCTGAAGGAGCGGGTCGCAGCACATCCCCAACTCCACGCGGCCAGCGAATTCATTCACTTCGCCTGTACCTCGGAGGACATCAACAATCTCGCCCACGGGCTCATGCTGAGCGCCGGGCGGGAGCAGGTCCTGCTGCCCGAGATGAACGCCGTCATCGCGGCCGTCCGGGGATTGGCGCATCGCTATGCCGATCAGCCGATGCTCTCGCGCACCCACGGCCAGCCGGCCACGCCGACGACGCTCGGCAAGGAAATGGCGAACCTCGTCCACCGACTGCGCATCCAGCGCGATCGCGTCGCCGAGGTCACGCTGCTGGGCAAGATGAACGGCGCGGTCGGCCACTACAACGCCCATCGCGTCGCCTATCCGGAGGTCGACTGGCCCGGTTTGACCCGCGACTTCGTCGCGTCTCTCGGGCTCGCCTGGAACCCCTACACGACCCAGATCGAGCCCCATGATTACATGGCGGAGCTGTTCGACGCCGTGGCGCGTTTCAACACCATCCTGATCGACCTCTCGCGCGACCTCTGGGGCTACATCTCGCTCGGTTATTTCAAGCAGCGTACCGTCGCGGGCGAGGTCGGCTCCTCGACCATGCCGCACAAGGTCAATCCGATCGACTTCGAGAACGCGGAAGGCAACCTCGGGATCGCGAACGCCATCCTGCGGCATCTCGCGGAAAAGCTGCCCATCTCGCGTTGGCAGCGCGATCTCACCGACTCGACGGTCCTGCGCAACCTCGGCGTCGGCGTCGCCCACACCAGCATCGCAATACAGTCGGCGCTGCGCGGGATCGGGAAGCTCGAGGCCGATCCGGGACGGATGGCGGCCGATCTGGATGCGAACTGGGAGGTCTTGGCCGAGCCGATCCAGACCTTGATGCGGCGCTACGGGGTCGATCGCCCTTACGAGCGGCTCAAGGAGCTGACGCGCGGGCAGCGCATCGGACCGGAAGCGCTGAAGGTCTTCATCGACGGATTGGAGATCCCGCAAGAGGCGAAGGCCGAGCTCGCGGCACTGACACCCGCAACCTATCTCGGGGATGCCGCGCGGCTTGCGCGCGAAATCTGA
- the icd gene encoding NADP-dependent isocitrate dehydrogenase, with the protein MANDKIKIPSGGEKIQVNEDLSLDVPNNPIIPYIEGDGIGIDITPVMCSVVDAAVAKAYGGSRKIHWMEIYAGEKSTRAYGEDVWLPEETLAAVKDYVVSIKGPLTTPVGGGIRSLNVTLRQELDLYVCLRPVRYFTGTPSPLKEPQHTDMVIFRENSEDIYAGIEWQEGSPAVKKVIDFLRNEMGVTKIRFPETSGIGVKPVSREGTERLVRKAIQYVIDNDRTSLTLVHKGNIMKFTEGAFKQWGYDLAKSEFGAEEIGAGPWCSFKNPKTGKEIVVKDVIADAFLQQILLRPKDYDVIATLNLNGDYISDALAAQVGGIGMAPGANLSDTVAMFEATHGTAPKYAGKDQVNPSSLILSAEMMLRHMGWTEAADLIIKGVEGAIAAKTVTYDLDRLMDGATKLSCSGFGDAVITRMD; encoded by the coding sequence ATGGCCAACGACAAGATCAAGATCCCTTCGGGCGGTGAAAAGATTCAAGTCAACGAGGATCTCTCTCTGGATGTGCCGAACAACCCCATCATCCCCTATATCGAGGGTGACGGCATCGGTATCGATATCACGCCGGTGATGTGTTCGGTCGTCGATGCGGCGGTGGCCAAGGCGTACGGCGGGTCGCGCAAGATCCACTGGATGGAGATCTATGCCGGCGAGAAGTCGACCCGGGCCTACGGCGAGGATGTTTGGCTGCCGGAGGAGACGCTTGCAGCCGTGAAGGACTACGTGGTCTCGATCAAGGGGCCGCTGACCACGCCGGTCGGCGGCGGTATCCGCTCGCTGAACGTGACCCTGCGCCAGGAGCTCGATCTCTATGTCTGTCTGCGCCCGGTGCGCTATTTCACCGGGACGCCGAGCCCGCTCAAGGAACCCCAACATACCGACATGGTGATCTTTCGCGAGAACTCCGAAGACATCTATGCGGGCATCGAATGGCAGGAAGGCTCGCCCGCGGTCAAGAAGGTCATCGATTTTCTGCGCAACGAGATGGGCGTGACCAAGATCCGTTTCCCCGAGACCTCCGGGATCGGGGTCAAGCCGGTCTCGCGCGAGGGGACCGAGCGTCTGGTGCGCAAGGCCATCCAATACGTGATCGACAACGACCGAACCTCGTTGACCCTGGTGCACAAGGGCAACATCATGAAGTTCACCGAGGGTGCCTTCAAGCAGTGGGGGTACGATCTGGCCAAGTCCGAGTTCGGTGCCGAGGAGATCGGCGCCGGACCCTGGTGCAGCTTCAAGAACCCGAAGACCGGCAAAGAGATCGTGGTGAAGGACGTGATCGCCGATGCCTTCCTGCAGCAGATCCTGCTGCGCCCGAAGGATTACGACGTGATCGCGACGCTCAACCTCAACGGCGATTACATCTCGGATGCCTTGGCCGCGCAGGTCGGCGGTATCGGGATGGCTCCGGGGGCGAATTTGTCCGACACCGTCGCCATGTTCGAGGCCACGCACGGGACCGCGCCCAAATATGCCGGCAAGGATCAGGTGAATCCCAGCTCCTTGATCCTGTCCGCCGAGATGATGTTGCGGCATATGGGTTGGACGGAAGCGGCCGACCTCATCATCAAAGGCGTGGAAGGTGCGATTGCGGCCAAGACCGTGACCTACGATCTCGACAGACTCATGGACGGCGCGACGAAGCTGAGCTGCTCGGGCTTCGGGGATGCGGTGATCACGCGGATGGATTGA
- a CDS encoding OmpA family protein has translation MRKQKKTSRLAALAAPLAMAVTLAAPLSVQADYNYEHFWSAQPVGTAWVTSYGECWQSLHGANDLEPCVKAAVVPKEFTVRLNFEFDKYEMANVVNDAELQRLDDYITQVKATPVREEIALVGHTDAKGSDEYNMALGMRRAESVRNYMISKGIPASDIVSVTSEGKRNMLPEYDIFSVQQRRVRILAEYEGS, from the coding sequence ATGCGCAAACAGAAAAAGACCTCAAGGCTGGCCGCGCTCGCAGCCCCGCTCGCGATGGCTGTCACGTTGGCCGCTCCGCTGTCGGTTCAGGCCGACTACAACTACGAGCACTTCTGGTCCGCTCAGCCCGTCGGCACGGCTTGGGTGACCAGCTACGGTGAATGCTGGCAGAGTCTGCACGGCGCCAATGACTTGGAGCCCTGCGTCAAGGCTGCCGTGGTTCCGAAAGAGTTCACGGTCCGCTTGAACTTCGAGTTCGACAAGTATGAGATGGCCAACGTCGTCAACGATGCCGAGCTGCAACGCTTGGACGACTACATCACCCAAGTGAAGGCGACGCCGGTCCGTGAAGAGATCGCGCTTGTCGGTCATACCGATGCGAAGGGCTCGGACGAGTACAACATGGCGCTCGGCATGCGTCGTGCGGAGTCTGTCCGGAACTATATGATCAGCAAGGGTATTCCTGCGAGCGACATCGTGTCGGTCACAAGCGAAGGCAAGCGCAACATGCTGCCTGAATACGACATCTTCTCGGTTCAGCAGCGCCGTGTGAGGATCCTCGCCGAGTACGAAGGCAGCTGA